From the Streptomyces sp. Tu 2975 genome, one window contains:
- a CDS encoding barstar family protein, giving the protein MIRTVHANVGQGGRGRYRLTETEHGHVWGVCAAVEGLFGEPRRGTYELFDWVPEGPELRGWVGSRLWLVPEHEALDPWLLEDAESMGQLPGVDGVVVTGLDDYEGPPEGHRGRVRLHDGRRWLGSCREFARVPAPERVAHPLVLRGLARSERLRAALAKGTRRALYLGEAALEIQDDRGEPLTDRLLQARVSTWRPSSYGTDLIDLELDGEHFTPVPEYARPLWERWLAGPPDTSGAWAGLDTRRRGAWHDLVRERGCRRVDRDRSAGHAYELDGRHMSDEAGLYLALGEAVNGPGGYFGGCLAALDDCLRGNFGHTAPATLLWRDAETAREHLSEALTPEGEPYDLLAGVLEVLAAGGVHVTLA; this is encoded by the coding sequence ATGATTCGGACCGTGCATGCGAACGTGGGCCAGGGCGGGCGCGGACGGTACAGGCTGACGGAGACGGAGCACGGACACGTCTGGGGGGTCTGCGCCGCCGTGGAGGGACTCTTCGGAGAGCCCCGGCGCGGGACGTACGAACTGTTCGACTGGGTCCCGGAAGGCCCCGAGCTGCGCGGCTGGGTGGGCAGCCGGCTGTGGCTGGTGCCGGAGCACGAGGCACTCGACCCCTGGCTGCTCGAGGACGCGGAGAGCATGGGGCAGCTTCCCGGGGTGGACGGTGTGGTGGTCACCGGCCTGGACGACTACGAAGGTCCACCCGAGGGACACAGGGGTCGTGTACGCCTGCACGACGGGCGCCGGTGGCTGGGCTCCTGTCGCGAATTCGCCCGCGTCCCGGCGCCCGAGCGGGTGGCGCACCCGCTCGTCCTGCGCGGCCTCGCCCGGAGTGAGCGGTTGAGGGCGGCACTGGCGAAGGGCACCCGGAGGGCGCTGTACCTGGGGGAGGCCGCTCTGGAGATACAGGACGACCGGGGCGAGCCACTCACCGACCGACTGCTTCAGGCCCGAGTCAGCACCTGGCGCCCGTCCTCCTACGGGACGGATCTGATCGACCTGGAGCTCGACGGAGAGCACTTCACGCCCGTTCCCGAGTACGCCCGGCCCCTCTGGGAGCGGTGGCTCGCCGGGCCACCGGACACCTCGGGTGCCTGGGCCGGTCTCGACACCCGGCGCCGCGGGGCCTGGCACGACCTGGTCCGGGAGCGGGGCTGCCGGCGCGTCGACCGTGACCGGTCCGCCGGTCACGCGTACGAACTCGACGGGCGGCACATGAGCGACGAAGCGGGGCTCTACCTGGCGCTCGGCGAGGCCGTCAACGGGCCGGGCGGCTACTTCGGCGGCTGCCTCGCTGCCCTCGACGACTGCCTGCGCGGGAACTTCGGTCACACCGCCCCCGCCACCCTGCTCTGGCGGGACGCCGAGACGGCGCGCGAGCACCTGTCCGAGGCGCTGACACCGGAAGGCGAGCCCTACGACCTCCTCGCCGGGGTCCTGGAGGTACTCGC
- a CDS encoding LysR substrate-binding domain-containing protein, translated as MTGSDTSPSFRLAYVPGVTPTKWVRIWHERLPDVPLTLVAVSAADAPGMLRSGDADAGFVRSPIDRTDLSAIPLYTETTVVVVPKDHAVAAVDEVTAEDLADDIVLHPLDDTLEWEQRPGMPAVERPASTADAVELVAAGVGVLVVPQSLARLHHRKDLTYRPVSDAPVSGVALSWPQDGTTDLVEQFIGIVRGRTVNSSRGRPAQEQPKGKRPEAGDARRKATGAKTSGGKASGGSSGGKSSGGRTAGKAAGNAAGKRPRSGSAGAKAGRRGKPRRNS; from the coding sequence GTGACAGGCTCCGACACATCCCCTTCGTTCCGGCTCGCGTACGTCCCCGGCGTGACGCCGACCAAGTGGGTACGGATCTGGCACGAGCGGCTCCCGGACGTCCCGCTGACGCTTGTCGCGGTCTCCGCGGCCGATGCTCCCGGGATGCTGCGCAGCGGTGACGCCGACGCCGGTTTCGTGCGGTCACCGATCGACCGGACCGATCTCAGCGCGATCCCCCTCTACACCGAGACCACCGTGGTGGTCGTCCCGAAGGACCACGCCGTGGCCGCCGTCGACGAGGTGACCGCCGAGGACCTCGCCGACGACATCGTTCTGCACCCTCTCGACGACACCCTCGAATGGGAGCAGCGGCCGGGGATGCCCGCGGTCGAGCGTCCCGCCTCGACGGCGGACGCCGTCGAACTGGTGGCGGCGGGAGTGGGAGTGCTCGTCGTGCCGCAGTCGCTGGCCCGGCTGCACCACCGTAAGGACCTCACCTACCGGCCGGTCTCCGACGCCCCGGTGTCGGGTGTCGCCCTGTCCTGGCCGCAGGACGGGACCACCGATCTCGTGGAGCAGTTCATCGGCATCGTCCGTGGCCGGACCGTCAACAGCTCACGCGGACGCCCGGCCCAGGAACAGCCGAAGGGCAAGCGCCCCGAAGCGGGCGACGCACGGCGGAAGGCCACCGGCGCCAAGACCTCGGGCGGCAAGGCGTCCGGCGGATCGTCGGGCGGAAAGTCCTCCGGCGGCCGGACGGCGGGCAAGGCCGCGGGCAATGCTGCCGGGAAGCGGCCGCGGAGCGGTTCCGCCGGCGCGAAGGCCGGCAGGCGCGGCAAGCCTCGCCGCAACTCGTAG
- a CDS encoding histidine phosphatase family protein, with amino-acid sequence MSVRVTLIAAARTSSLLTERFDDDRPLDQAGWHEVQVAAHALVPLSAAELRYCSPTPRSRATGEALGFAPLAQPALRDCDMGRWRGYTLAEVTAREPAAVDVWLCDPRSAPHGGEPLLAFISRIGGWLDTRPADDGGSIVAVAEPAVVRAAFVYALRAHPSMYWNVDVRPLSTVTLTGVPGRWSLRLEAVA; translated from the coding sequence ATGAGTGTCCGGGTCACACTGATCGCCGCCGCGCGCACGTCCTCGCTGCTCACCGAGCGCTTCGACGACGACCGGCCGCTCGACCAGGCGGGCTGGCACGAAGTGCAGGTCGCCGCCCACGCACTCGTGCCGCTCAGCGCCGCGGAGCTGCGCTACTGCTCGCCGACGCCGCGCAGCCGCGCGACCGGGGAGGCCCTGGGCTTCGCGCCGCTGGCACAGCCCGCGCTGCGCGACTGCGACATGGGCCGCTGGCGCGGCTACACCCTCGCGGAGGTCACCGCCAGGGAACCCGCCGCCGTCGACGTGTGGCTCTGCGACCCGCGCAGCGCACCGCACGGCGGGGAGCCGCTGCTCGCCTTCATCTCCCGCATAGGGGGCTGGCTGGACACCCGCCCGGCGGACGACGGAGGCTCGATCGTCGCCGTCGCGGAGCCCGCGGTCGTACGGGCCGCGTTCGTGTACGCGCTGCGGGCGCACCCCTCGATGTACTGGAACGTGGACGTCCGACCGCTGTCGACGGTGACCCTGACCGGTGTGCCCGGGCGCTGGAGCCTGCGCCTGGAGGCGGTCGCCTGA
- a CDS encoding DUF5997 family protein, translating into MTSHQTTQTMKPATAAKKLGVYLPATPTEFQEGVVSRSELNALQADPPQWLLDLRRDGPHPRPVVAAKLGVSIAGLARGGVTEALTTEQIDELKREFPAWLRQERATQAEVRKEAARIKEKNAARAEQPGEPRS; encoded by the coding sequence ATGACGTCGCACCAGACCACCCAGACGATGAAGCCCGCAACCGCGGCGAAGAAGCTGGGTGTGTACCTCCCGGCCACACCCACCGAGTTCCAGGAGGGTGTCGTCTCGCGCAGCGAGCTCAATGCTCTGCAGGCCGACCCGCCGCAGTGGCTGCTGGACCTGCGCCGCGACGGACCGCACCCCCGGCCGGTGGTCGCGGCGAAGCTCGGCGTCTCCATCGCCGGCCTCGCGCGCGGCGGAGTCACCGAGGCCCTCACCACGGAGCAGATCGACGAGCTGAAGCGGGAGTTCCCGGCCTGGCTCCGGCAGGAGCGCGCCACCCAGGCCGAGGTCCGCAAGGAAGCCGCCCGCATCAAGGAGAAGAACGCCGCCAGGGCCGAGCAGCCCGGCGAGCCGCGTTCCTGA
- a CDS encoding LysR family transcriptional regulator yields the protein MELQQMRYVIAVAETNSFTRAAERCHVVQSALSHQIARLEQELGARLFERTSRRVRLTPAGAAFLPAARQCLDAAERAAAEVAAAVGEVRGRLAVGLIPTVAAVDVPAALHDFRRQYPHVRIGLRVGASEDLAEQVEQGVVDVAFLGLPTTARPQGVAAHELARDRLVAVVAPDHPLADEPTVDLRRLSSEVFVDLPAGTAGRIQSDQAFAAAGLSRDVAFEVTTADFMARLVGQGLGIAMLPAAYVPRLTGVTTIEVTDAPARVEYVVWNRVGRTPAATAFLAVLDLPAALDTE from the coding sequence ATGGAGCTCCAGCAGATGCGCTACGTCATCGCCGTCGCCGAGACGAACAGCTTCACGCGGGCCGCCGAGCGGTGTCACGTGGTCCAGTCCGCCCTCAGCCACCAGATCGCGCGTCTGGAACAGGAACTCGGCGCGAGGCTCTTCGAGCGCACCAGCCGCCGGGTCCGCCTGACACCGGCCGGCGCGGCGTTCCTCCCCGCCGCCCGCCAGTGCCTGGACGCCGCCGAGCGCGCGGCCGCCGAAGTGGCCGCGGCTGTCGGCGAGGTACGCGGACGGCTCGCCGTGGGCCTGATCCCCACCGTCGCCGCGGTCGACGTCCCCGCCGCGCTGCACGACTTCCGCCGGCAGTACCCGCACGTGCGCATCGGCCTGCGTGTGGGCGCGAGCGAGGACCTCGCCGAGCAGGTCGAGCAAGGGGTCGTCGACGTGGCCTTCCTAGGGTTGCCGACCACAGCGCGACCGCAGGGTGTCGCCGCCCACGAACTCGCCCGTGACCGGCTCGTCGCCGTGGTCGCGCCGGACCATCCACTCGCCGACGAGCCGACGGTCGACCTGCGCCGGCTCTCCTCCGAGGTGTTCGTGGACCTTCCGGCCGGGACGGCCGGGCGGATCCAGTCCGACCAGGCCTTCGCTGCCGCCGGTCTCAGCCGCGACGTCGCCTTCGAAGTGACCACGGCGGACTTCATGGCTCGACTGGTCGGGCAGGGCCTGGGCATCGCCATGCTCCCCGCCGCCTACGTGCCCCGGCTGACCGGCGTGACCACCATCGAGGTCACCGACGCGCCGGCCCGCGTCGAGTACGTCGTGTGGAACCGCGTCGGCCGCACGCCCGCGGCGACCGCCTTCCTCGCCGTCCTGGACCTCCCTGCCGCGCTCGACACGGAATGA
- a CDS encoding EamA family transporter, producing MPGAVLTALVPTAWGTTYVVTTELLPPGHPLFAGLLRALPAGLIALTITRTLPRGAWWWKAAVLGVLNIGVFFPLLFIAAERLPGGVAATLAAAQPLVVAALAVPVLREGLSAWRLFWGTTGAAGVGLVVIGPNAAFDTVGVVAGLASAATMAFGVTLTKRWGRPAEAGPTAFAGWQLTAGGLFLVPVTFLAEGAPPHIDPTAALGYLWLGLVGGLAAYVLWFRGVTALPVTSVAVLVLLSPLVAAVLGAVLLGETFGPVQLVGFGLSLAAIVAGQLPAPARRRQGAATSRRE from the coding sequence CTGCCGGGGGCGGTCCTGACAGCGCTCGTTCCGACGGCATGGGGTACGACCTACGTCGTCACCACCGAGCTTCTCCCGCCCGGGCACCCTCTGTTCGCGGGACTGCTGCGGGCGTTGCCCGCCGGTCTGATCGCGCTGACGATCACCCGGACGCTGCCCCGTGGGGCGTGGTGGTGGAAGGCCGCGGTGCTCGGCGTGCTGAACATCGGCGTGTTCTTCCCGCTTCTGTTCATCGCGGCCGAACGCCTGCCGGGAGGCGTCGCCGCCACGTTGGCGGCGGCTCAGCCGCTCGTCGTCGCCGCCCTCGCCGTGCCGGTCCTCCGTGAGGGCCTGTCCGCGTGGCGCCTTTTCTGGGGTACGACCGGGGCCGCCGGCGTCGGCCTGGTGGTGATCGGTCCGAACGCGGCATTCGACACCGTCGGGGTGGTGGCCGGCCTGGCGAGCGCGGCGACGATGGCATTCGGGGTGACGCTCACCAAGCGCTGGGGACGACCTGCCGAGGCCGGTCCCACCGCCTTCGCCGGCTGGCAGCTCACCGCAGGCGGACTGTTCCTGGTGCCTGTCACATTCCTCGCCGAGGGGGCACCTCCTCACATCGATCCGACCGCCGCCCTCGGCTACCTCTGGCTCGGTCTCGTCGGTGGTCTCGCCGCCTATGTCCTGTGGTTCCGCGGCGTCACCGCGCTGCCCGTCACCTCTGTCGCGGTGCTCGTCCTCCTCTCGCCCCTGGTCGCCGCGGTCCTCGGTGCCGTCCTGCTCGGCGAGACGTTCGGGCCGGTCCAGCTCGTGGGGTTCGGCCTCTCGCTCGCCGCGATCGTCGCGGGGCAGCTCCCCGCCCCTGCCCGCCGGCGACAGGGTGCCGCGACGTCCCGCCGGGAGTGA